A stretch of the Thalassotalea euphylliae genome encodes the following:
- a CDS encoding formate/nitrite transporter family protein: MAYLEPKEFATKMVDAGEQKIFMSTKDTFIRAFMAGAILALAAFFAITVISKTGNPLLGAVLFPVGFIMLYLMKFDLLTGVFTLVPLAIIDKRPGCTMKELWRNWGLVFCGNFAGALMVAFFASFILTYGYQIDGGAVAEKVSTIGESRTLGYKEQGILGWFTIFIRGMLCNWMVSMGVVGAMISTSAGSKMAAMWMPIMLFFYMAFEHSIVNMFLFPFSMIMGGEFTVVDYLVWNEIPTALGNLAGGFLLVGLPLYLTHVKTSKERKASAVAEKPSMAAL; this comes from the coding sequence ATGGCTTATTTAGAACCCAAAGAGTTCGCGACCAAAATGGTCGATGCTGGCGAACAAAAAATATTTATGTCCACTAAAGACACCTTTATCCGTGCATTTATGGCGGGAGCAATCTTAGCGCTGGCTGCTTTTTTTGCGATCACAGTGATCAGTAAAACCGGTAACCCGCTACTTGGTGCTGTGCTATTCCCTGTCGGCTTTATTATGTTGTACTTGATGAAGTTCGATCTACTCACAGGGGTATTTACCTTAGTGCCATTGGCTATTATTGATAAGCGACCTGGCTGTACCATGAAAGAGTTGTGGCGTAACTGGGGTTTAGTATTTTGCGGTAACTTTGCTGGCGCATTAATGGTTGCCTTCTTTGCTTCCTTTATCCTCACTTATGGCTATCAAATAGATGGTGGCGCTGTTGCAGAAAAGGTTAGCACCATCGGTGAATCGCGAACCTTAGGCTACAAAGAGCAAGGAATTTTAGGTTGGTTCACTATTTTCATTCGCGGCATGCTATGTAACTGGATGGTTTCGATGGGTGTTGTTGGCGCAATGATTTCAACATCAGCAGGCAGTAAAATGGCGGCGATGTGGATGCCAATTATGCTGTTCTTCTACATGGCGTTCGAACATTCAATTGTCAATATGTTCCTATTCCCATTCTCAATGATCATGGGTGGTGAATTCACGGTTGTTGATTACTTGGTATGGAATGAAATTCCAACTGCGCTAGGTAACTTAGCTGGTGGTTTCTTACTTGTGGGCTTACCGCTTTACTTAACTCATGTGAAAACCAGTAAAGAAAGAAAAGCCTCAGCAGTAGCAGAAAAGCCTAGTATGGCAGCGTTGTAA
- a CDS encoding TlpA disulfide reductase family protein, with amino-acid sequence MKKIFAPLTHRLLTMLSVVLMLVFSSQVSAKHAKLIELEKSLANHKGQVVYLDFWASWCIPCKASFPWMNEMQQKYQSQGLKIITVNLDADKAHALAFLQEHPADFDVIYDPNGKIARHFNLPGMPSSMIFNREGKLVETHVGFTEEKKVKYQQSLSRLLVQE; translated from the coding sequence ATGAAAAAGATATTTGCTCCTCTGACTCATCGACTACTAACCATGCTAAGCGTCGTGCTGATGCTTGTGTTTTCGAGCCAAGTGTCAGCGAAACACGCCAAACTTATCGAATTGGAAAAGTCACTTGCCAATCATAAAGGCCAGGTGGTTTATTTGGATTTTTGGGCGTCGTGGTGCATCCCCTGCAAAGCGTCTTTCCCTTGGATGAATGAGATGCAGCAAAAATATCAGTCTCAGGGATTAAAAATCATTACCGTCAATTTAGATGCAGACAAAGCACACGCCTTGGCATTTTTGCAGGAGCATCCTGCGGATTTTGATGTTATTTACGACCCAAATGGCAAAATTGCTCGCCATTTTAACTTGCCGGGTATGCCAAGCAGCATGATATTTAATCGCGAAGGTAAACTAGTAGAAACGCATGTCGGTTTTACTGAAGAGAAAAAAGTGAAATATCAGCAGTCGCTTAGTCGATTGTTAGTACAAGAGTAA
- a CDS encoding substrate-binding periplasmic protein has translation MKHLFFILLIIASTFAHATASQVEVVSEHWPPFIVHQKGLAHQSTHKVTGQVTRNVREILHLAELDYSLTIYPWARSYHLATNKPNVLIYSIFKNEQRAPKFHWFCPIYRSTPIKAYKLATNDADVHSLEALKSAVVGVMRGDNSYKYLLDKGFEEDTHLDVSANEEINLLKLITGKIDVVIQSEQALRYRLKQLNASHLTIVEGLTLHPIKQTEHCMALSQGTDEKIIDKIDKAFKQWLVAQNS, from the coding sequence ATGAAGCATTTATTTTTCATCTTATTAATCATTGCCAGTACCTTTGCACACGCAACTGCCAGCCAAGTAGAGGTAGTTTCTGAGCATTGGCCACCCTTTATTGTTCATCAGAAAGGTCTTGCACATCAGTCAACGCATAAAGTCACTGGCCAAGTTACCCGCAATGTCCGTGAAATTTTACATCTGGCGGAGCTTGATTACTCTTTAACCATTTACCCATGGGCACGAAGCTATCATTTGGCAACCAATAAACCAAATGTACTGATTTATTCAATTTTTAAAAATGAACAAAGGGCACCTAAGTTTCATTGGTTCTGTCCTATTTACCGATCCACACCAATTAAAGCCTACAAATTAGCCACTAACGACGCTGACGTTCATTCACTTGAAGCATTGAAGTCTGCCGTTGTTGGTGTGATGCGCGGTGACAATAGCTACAAGTATCTACTCGACAAAGGATTTGAAGAAGATACGCATTTGGATGTCTCTGCCAATGAAGAGATTAATTTGTTGAAGCTTATTACTGGCAAAATTGATGTAGTAATACAGTCAGAGCAAGCGTTGCGTTATCGATTAAAACAGCTTAACGCCAGCCACCTAACGATTGTTGAAGGACTTACTCTGCATCCCATAAAACAAACAGAGCATTGTATGGCGCTAAGCCAAGGCACAGATGAAAAGATTATTGATAAAATCGATAAAGCTTTTAAGCAATGGTTAGTTGCACAGAACTCATAA
- a CDS encoding TonB-dependent receptor, producing the protein MNFSRLLTCSPIYTFLICLSSQAYAQQEQTLETITVTASGIERQLAKLSSNLTVLGQDALHEVNHQHINQVMSRVPGAWVSRGNGQEHLTALRSPVLTGGGGCGAFFMAQDGISLRGLGFCNINQLFDTNALQAQRVEVLRGPASTLYGSNAVHGVINVITPDPLSNQGGELGLTLGPHDYQQAKFSVSHQQGEHGVMAYGNASHDGGYKDDSGFEQQKLTLIHQFKGENWSIKNVISGANLAQDTAGFIRGFEAYKEQSRKRENPNPEAYRDSQSVRAYSLIDYRPSEQEVVNITPYIRWTDMEFLQHFLPWQPVEENSQTGAGVKLSYQQVQQTFSWIAGVDIDHTQGELTEFQAEPFAPHLPAGFHYDYEVDATVIAPYAKAFWQVADRLELSAGMRYEYTDYDYQNNLSDGSACAPEVTNCRYTRPSSQQVSFNETSFELGASYQLAPNHQVYSQYSQGYRAPQATELFRLQAGQTVANLAPETSDGIELGMRGQASELFYDVSLFAMEKEQVIFQDADRQNVNNGETSHRGIEFLLRYQLPNHFFVQANGTLANHTYEADLTLSRVNIKGNEIDTAPQHMGSVQFGWQSPDDKQVVLEWQHMGNYFVNPENTADYEGHNLINLRASVPIATNLTLAAQWLNITDQDYAERADFGFGQYRYFAGEPRSLFVSLSYRFD; encoded by the coding sequence TTGAACTTTTCTCGCTTATTGACTTGCTCTCCTATTTATACCTTTTTGATTTGTCTCTCTTCGCAGGCCTATGCTCAACAAGAGCAAACACTTGAAACCATAACCGTAACGGCATCTGGTATTGAACGACAGCTAGCAAAACTGAGCAGTAATTTAACGGTGCTTGGTCAAGATGCCTTGCATGAGGTGAATCACCAACACATTAACCAAGTGATGTCTCGTGTGCCTGGCGCTTGGGTAAGTCGAGGAAATGGTCAAGAGCATTTAACGGCATTGCGCTCTCCTGTGCTCACTGGCGGTGGCGGTTGTGGCGCATTTTTTATGGCGCAAGATGGTATTTCGTTGCGCGGTTTGGGATTTTGCAATATTAACCAATTGTTCGATACCAATGCGTTACAAGCACAGCGTGTTGAGGTACTGCGTGGGCCAGCAAGCACGCTTTATGGCTCAAATGCGGTACATGGTGTAATTAATGTTATTACCCCAGATCCTTTGTCGAACCAGGGTGGTGAGCTTGGCCTTACGTTAGGTCCTCACGATTACCAACAAGCTAAGTTCAGTGTCAGCCATCAACAAGGTGAACATGGTGTAATGGCTTATGGCAATGCCAGCCATGACGGTGGTTACAAGGATGACAGCGGCTTTGAACAGCAAAAGCTAACGCTTATTCATCAATTTAAAGGTGAAAATTGGTCGATAAAAAATGTCATATCAGGTGCTAACTTAGCGCAAGACACCGCTGGTTTTATTCGGGGCTTTGAGGCGTACAAAGAGCAGTCTCGCAAACGTGAAAACCCAAACCCTGAAGCTTATCGAGACAGTCAAAGCGTGCGAGCCTACTCGCTTATTGACTACCGACCTAGCGAGCAGGAAGTGGTTAACATCACTCCTTACATTCGCTGGACTGATATGGAATTTCTGCAACATTTTCTGCCGTGGCAGCCTGTTGAAGAAAATAGCCAAACTGGGGCAGGCGTAAAGCTCAGTTATCAACAAGTACAGCAAACGTTTAGCTGGATAGCAGGTGTAGATATCGACCATACTCAGGGTGAACTTACCGAGTTTCAAGCTGAGCCATTTGCACCGCACTTACCCGCTGGTTTTCACTATGATTATGAAGTCGATGCCACGGTAATTGCCCCTTATGCGAAAGCATTTTGGCAAGTGGCAGACCGATTAGAGCTATCGGCTGGTATGCGCTATGAATACACAGATTATGACTACCAAAACAACTTGAGTGATGGCAGCGCTTGCGCACCAGAGGTAACGAATTGTCGGTATACGCGCCCAAGTTCACAGCAGGTGAGCTTCAATGAAACCTCTTTTGAATTGGGGGCGAGTTATCAGTTAGCACCCAACCATCAAGTGTACAGCCAGTACTCACAAGGTTATCGAGCACCACAAGCAACGGAGCTTTTTCGCCTGCAAGCGGGGCAAACAGTTGCGAACTTAGCGCCAGAAACATCAGATGGCATTGAGCTTGGCATGCGCGGTCAAGCAAGTGAGCTGTTTTATGATGTATCGTTATTCGCGATGGAAAAAGAGCAGGTTATTTTTCAAGATGCTGATCGCCAAAACGTTAATAACGGTGAAACAAGTCATCGCGGTATAGAATTCTTGTTACGTTACCAATTGCCTAATCACTTTTTTGTGCAAGCCAATGGCACCTTAGCCAACCATACGTATGAGGCTGACCTGACGCTAAGTCGCGTGAACATTAAAGGAAATGAAATAGATACCGCGCCGCAACACATGGGCAGTGTTCAGTTTGGCTGGCAATCACCTGACGACAAACAAGTGGTGCTTGAGTGGCAACATATGGGGAATTATTTTGTTAACCCTGAAAACACGGCAGACTATGAAGGCCACAACTTGATTAACCTTCGTGCCAGTGTGCCCATTGCGACGAACTTAACCTTAGCAGCACAATGGCTTAATATAACGGATCAAGATTATGCTGAACGCGCTGACTTTGGCTTTGGTCAATACCGCTACTTTGCTGGTGAGCCGCGCTCGCTCTTTGTTTCACTTAGCTACCGTTTTGACTAA
- a CDS encoding PAS domain-containing protein yields MQKMHSVLANFTRRYVLLFALNVVLVIAAFYQLRVHYQEQQIFQQVSITANEQRNLLQQITLLLQSYQQGNGTARDAKLATKVISTATRMRDNLSVLVQHVGLLMENKSSDFSRNYQAYYDLSQRLASYLDSAKALGLNSTISAEQQAQINELASDDFVFLFEHALDVFQLEASQRYHASERKGYVIWSITILVFLFVAYYAYYVMRKLLRDTYSKLSNERNRASDFQFAINKHSLVLQFDQQGTITFYNKRFSKVYGYQPDALLFQPVEKLRSDHHSDSFIEKIYQTLRTGNVWRGELCTLSSYGRKLWFTTTIVPLKADTKRNKFILIQNDITEQRRTEFALKRIHEITTNSNADLDDKMQQILALGCDLFHLPNGIISQIEDDDYVILSALSPDDALQPGDTFTLAKTYCFHTLNANKPLAIEHVANSELSGHPCYQEFALETYIGTPLWVDGKRYGTMNFSSDSPSAHTFKDSDIELLQLMAHWVGYELTRNRQREQLSGQQQLMEHMSQLARLGAWEVDLKTNQIYWSSMTKQIHEVPADYVPELATAINFYKEGRSRDLITQLVERSIAYGESYEQELELVTATGREIWVIAKGEAEFEDGECVRLYGSFQDITERVKAQQALSDSNERLASVIHATAVGIWDWEIDTDKAVLNERWANIIGYTLEELAPVSAKSWSLRVHPDDLPKSQLELERHWRGETERYNCETRLRHKDGHWLWVLDTGKVVEWHEDGRPKRMIGTHLDISEQKAAAREITESNQRMSLAADSAGIGVWDFNVLTNELQWDEWMLKLYGLERDSFSGALSAWRQGLHPDDRKQISAQLQEAISTANKFDAQFRIIRPSGEVRYIKASAINTLNETGQVTNLIGVNYDVTDRVRDELALKAAKTQAESAVKAKNEFLASMSHEIRTPMNGVIGMLELLQDSELDRDQQHKVQLAQSSANSLLQLINDILDFSKIDADKLDLEAIVFDLAHMMGELSEAMAPQAQRKGIELILDTVGLSDRQVIGDPSRIRQVLTNLISNAIKFTHSGEVVISASLTEEDEAYWRLKLVVKDTGIGIPQDKLHLLFEKFRQVDSSTTRHYGGTGLGLAIVKKLCQRMNGNVSVSTVQDKGSEFTCDIRVGKTPQIVASMPEVDISELTILLVDDNDTNREVLNRQLTQWGANVTSCSSGEQALLVCQQRIETEQPLFDIGILDMQMPTMDGEMLARELIKLDPEQQMKLIVMTSMQTPGDAKHFAQMGFSGYFPKPATINDLRAAVNIIADDGEALRFANPLVTRHYISELGSQSEQGNQSEPNSQDSANDQPSNLAQPAENNNNPISTVDTERVTPIGTSSQPAENPATPHKILLVEDNRVNQMVAKGVLNKLGYSCDIAANGIEAIAMLSASNAHYDVALMDIQMPKMDGYQATRAIRAGDSGKRHQEMVIIAMTANAMAGDREKCLAAGMNDYLSKPINKDALSETLNRYLATVS; encoded by the coding sequence ATGCAAAAAATGCACTCAGTACTCGCCAATTTTACTCGACGTTATGTTTTATTATTTGCGTTGAATGTTGTTTTGGTGATTGCTGCTTTTTACCAGCTACGCGTTCATTATCAAGAGCAGCAAATTTTTCAACAAGTGTCGATAACAGCTAATGAACAGCGCAATTTGCTTCAACAAATAACCCTGTTACTGCAAAGTTATCAGCAGGGCAATGGAACTGCTCGTGATGCGAAGTTAGCAACCAAAGTAATTTCCACAGCAACTAGAATGCGAGACAACCTCAGTGTCTTAGTGCAACATGTTGGTTTGCTGATGGAAAATAAATCGTCAGACTTCTCAAGAAATTACCAAGCTTATTATGACTTGAGTCAACGTCTTGCTTCCTATTTAGATAGCGCTAAAGCACTGGGGCTAAATTCTACTATTTCTGCTGAGCAACAAGCGCAAATTAATGAGCTGGCAAGTGATGATTTTGTCTTTTTATTTGAGCATGCCTTAGATGTTTTTCAGCTAGAGGCGAGCCAGCGATATCATGCGAGTGAGCGCAAAGGCTATGTGATTTGGTCAATCACTATTTTGGTTTTTTTGTTTGTTGCTTATTATGCCTATTATGTGATGCGCAAACTATTGCGCGACACATACTCAAAGTTAAGTAATGAGCGCAATCGTGCTTCAGACTTTCAATTTGCCATTAATAAACACTCACTGGTACTACAGTTTGATCAACAAGGCACTATCACGTTTTATAACAAACGTTTTAGCAAAGTTTATGGTTACCAGCCAGACGCACTTTTGTTTCAACCAGTCGAAAAGCTGCGTAGCGATCATCACAGCGATAGCTTTATTGAAAAAATTTATCAAACCTTACGTACTGGTAATGTCTGGCGAGGTGAGTTGTGCACGCTCTCAAGTTACGGCCGAAAACTTTGGTTCACGACTACCATAGTGCCATTAAAGGCAGATACCAAACGCAACAAATTTATCCTTATTCAAAACGATATTACTGAGCAAAGACGAACTGAGTTTGCCTTAAAGCGTATACACGAAATCACCACAAACAGTAACGCTGACCTTGACGATAAAATGCAGCAAATTTTAGCGTTAGGCTGTGATTTATTTCACCTGCCTAATGGCATTATTAGTCAAATTGAAGATGATGATTATGTGATACTCAGTGCCCTTAGCCCTGACGATGCTTTACAGCCAGGAGATACTTTCACTCTGGCTAAAACTTATTGTTTTCATACGCTAAATGCTAATAAACCCTTGGCAATTGAACACGTTGCTAACAGTGAGTTAAGTGGTCATCCTTGCTATCAAGAGTTTGCTTTAGAAACCTACATAGGTACGCCACTGTGGGTTGATGGTAAACGTTATGGCACCATGAATTTTTCCAGTGATTCGCCTTCGGCGCATACCTTTAAAGATTCCGACATTGAGCTATTGCAACTTATGGCGCATTGGGTTGGCTATGAGTTAACTCGCAATCGCCAACGTGAACAGTTGTCTGGTCAGCAGCAGTTGATGGAACATATGAGTCAGTTAGCACGCCTTGGTGCATGGGAAGTCGATTTAAAAACGAATCAAATTTATTGGTCATCAATGACCAAGCAAATTCATGAAGTGCCGGCGGATTACGTGCCTGAATTGGCTACGGCGATAAACTTTTATAAAGAAGGCCGTAGCCGCGATCTTATTACTCAGTTGGTTGAGCGTTCTATTGCTTATGGTGAATCTTATGAGCAAGAGCTGGAGTTAGTCACCGCAACAGGCCGTGAAATATGGGTTATTGCCAAGGGCGAAGCAGAATTTGAAGACGGTGAGTGCGTGCGTTTGTACGGCTCATTTCAAGACATTACCGAACGCGTTAAAGCGCAGCAGGCACTGTCTGACAGTAATGAGCGATTAGCCTCCGTAATACATGCTACCGCCGTGGGTATTTGGGATTGGGAGATTGACACCGACAAAGCGGTACTCAACGAGCGGTGGGCGAATATTATTGGCTATACCTTAGAAGAGCTCGCACCAGTCAGCGCCAAGTCTTGGTCGTTAAGGGTTCATCCTGATGACCTACCAAAATCTCAACTTGAACTTGAACGTCATTGGCGCGGTGAAACCGAGCGTTACAATTGTGAAACCCGTTTAAGGCACAAAGACGGACATTGGCTGTGGGTGTTAGACACGGGCAAGGTTGTTGAATGGCATGAAGACGGCCGACCTAAACGAATGATAGGAACGCATCTCGATATCAGCGAACAAAAAGCGGCTGCTCGTGAAATAACGGAAAGTAATCAACGTATGAGCTTAGCCGCTGATTCTGCGGGAATTGGTGTTTGGGATTTTAACGTGTTGACCAATGAGCTCCAATGGGACGAGTGGATGCTCAAACTCTATGGTCTTGAGCGTGATAGCTTTTCTGGGGCGCTTTCGGCGTGGCGACAAGGTTTGCATCCGGATGACAGAAAGCAAATCAGTGCTCAATTACAAGAGGCGATTAGCACTGCCAATAAGTTTGATGCGCAATTTCGAATTATCCGTCCATCAGGTGAGGTGCGTTATATCAAAGCCTCGGCGATTAATACCCTAAATGAAACCGGGCAAGTTACTAATCTAATTGGTGTAAATTACGATGTAACCGATCGCGTGCGTGACGAACTGGCGCTGAAAGCGGCGAAAACGCAGGCTGAGTCGGCAGTTAAAGCTAAGAATGAATTTCTTGCCAGCATGAGCCATGAAATTCGCACACCGATGAATGGTGTTATAGGTATGCTAGAGTTGCTGCAAGACAGTGAATTAGATCGCGATCAACAGCACAAAGTGCAACTAGCACAAAGTAGTGCAAACTCATTGTTACAGTTGATTAATGATATTTTAGATTTCTCTAAAATTGATGCAGATAAACTAGATCTTGAAGCAATAGTGTTTGATCTAGCGCATATGATGGGTGAGTTGAGCGAAGCGATGGCGCCACAGGCTCAGCGCAAAGGCATTGAATTGATCCTTGATACAGTTGGGCTGAGCGACCGGCAAGTCATCGGTGATCCAAGCCGTATCAGGCAAGTGCTGACTAATTTAATTAGTAACGCGATTAAGTTTACGCACAGTGGTGAAGTGGTTATTTCAGCAAGCTTGACGGAAGAAGATGAAGCTTATTGGCGTTTGAAACTGGTTGTTAAAGATACTGGCATTGGCATACCACAAGATAAACTGCATTTATTATTTGAAAAATTCCGTCAAGTAGACTCATCAACAACTCGCCATTACGGTGGCACAGGCCTTGGTTTAGCGATTGTTAAGAAGCTTTGTCAGCGCATGAATGGCAATGTATCGGTCAGTACAGTGCAAGATAAAGGTAGCGAATTTACTTGTGATATTCGGGTTGGAAAAACACCGCAAATCGTTGCCAGTATGCCGGAAGTTGATATCAGTGAACTGACTATTCTTTTAGTGGATGATAATGACACTAATCGCGAAGTCTTAAATCGCCAGCTCACTCAATGGGGAGCGAATGTGACGAGTTGTAGTAGTGGCGAACAAGCACTACTTGTATGTCAGCAACGTATTGAAACTGAGCAACCGCTATTCGATATTGGTATTTTAGATATGCAAATGCCAACCATGGATGGTGAAATGCTGGCGCGTGAGTTAATAAAGCTTGACCCTGAACAGCAGATGAAACTGATTGTGATGACATCGATGCAAACGCCGGGTGATGCAAAACATTTTGCGCAAATGGGCTTTAGTGGTTATTTCCCCAAACCTGCAACGATTAACGATTTGCGCGCCGCAGTTAATATTATTGCGGACGATGGCGAAGCGTTGCGTTTTGCTAATCCGCTTGTGACGAGACATTACATTAGTGAGCTAGGCAGCCAAAGTGAACAGGGCAACCAAAGTGAACCAAACAGCCAAGACAGTGCAAATGACCAGCCAAGCAACTTAGCGCAGCCCGCTGAGAATAACAACAACCCAATATCGACAGTCGACACTGAACGTGTGACGCCAATAGGCACAAGTTCGCAACCAGCAGAAAACCCAGCGACGCCACATAAGATTCTGCTAGTTGAAGATAATCGCGTTAATCAAATGGTTGCTAAAGGGGTACTCAATAAATTGGGCTACAGCTGTGATATTGCAGCCAATGGTATTGAGGCGATAGCTATGTTAAGTGCGAGCAATGCACACTATGATGTAGCTTTAATGGATATTCAAATGCCTAAAATGGATGGCTATCAAGCAACACGTGCGATTCGTGCTGGCGACAGTGGTAAGCGGCATCAAGAAATGGTGATTATTGCCATGACAGCTAATGCCATGGCAGGAGACAGAGAAAAGTGCTTAGCGGCAGGCATGAATGATTATTTGAGCAAGCCAATTAATAAAGACGCGCTATCTGAAACGCTAAATCGTTACCTTGCTACGGTGAGTTAG
- a CDS encoding bifunctional protein-serine/threonine kinase/phosphatase, with translation MSTFEQSSTLLGNSLDIQSNVSLRLAIGEFSDSGPKPINQDFHGAIQSPEPQLSLKGNAVALADGISSSDVSHIASETAVKTFLHDYFCTSDAWSVKTAGLKVLASINGWLHAQNQQREYRLNPDKGLVCTFSGIVFKASTAHVFHIGDSRIYRIRGQALEQLTKDHRGWLSSEQSYLSKALGINHSLALDYQALELAVDDIFLLCTDGIFEYCSTESILCHLAEHKNDLPQAANAIGQQALANGSDDNITVQIVKVEQLPQKLTSMMQAQLDELQLPPLLSPRQEFDGYLIMRETYASSRSHVYLAKDIETGQQCTIKIPSFELRENAEYLERFLMEEWVARRINSAYVMKAQLQQRSRNYLYTVSEYIEGVTLSQWLIDHPTPNLANVREIIEQIAKGLMALHRLEILHQDLRPENIMIDHTGTVKIIDFGGVRVAGIVEAKSARQKDDMQGTALYMAPEYFVGEPVSALSDQFSLAMIAYHMLSNRFAYGTQVAKLDTHAAQRRLVYQSVLDDKRAIPAWVDYALRKALQPTPEKRYEQLSEFIHDLSNPNPQFMRQARAPLIERNPLKFWKGLSFILATSVFGLLIYIEQLTR, from the coding sequence GTGAGTACCTTTGAGCAATCAAGCACTCTATTAGGCAATTCGTTAGACATTCAGTCAAACGTTAGTCTTCGCCTAGCCATAGGGGAGTTTAGCGATAGTGGCCCTAAACCCATAAACCAAGATTTTCACGGTGCTATTCAATCACCAGAGCCACAGCTAAGTTTAAAGGGCAATGCCGTTGCACTTGCTGACGGTATTAGCTCTAGCGATGTTAGCCACATTGCCAGTGAAACAGCGGTAAAAACCTTTCTTCATGACTACTTTTGTACGTCTGACGCGTGGTCGGTGAAAACTGCTGGTCTTAAAGTACTTGCCTCAATTAACGGCTGGCTTCACGCACAAAATCAGCAAAGAGAATATCGATTAAATCCCGATAAAGGATTGGTTTGTACCTTCAGTGGCATTGTATTTAAAGCCTCAACCGCGCACGTATTTCACATTGGCGATAGCAGAATTTACCGCATTAGAGGCCAAGCATTAGAGCAGTTGACCAAAGATCACCGTGGCTGGCTCTCTAGCGAACAAAGCTATTTAAGCAAAGCGTTAGGTATTAACCACTCATTAGCGCTAGATTACCAAGCACTTGAATTAGCCGTTGACGATATATTTTTGCTTTGTACTGATGGCATATTTGAGTATTGCAGTACCGAGTCGATCCTCTGCCACCTTGCTGAGCATAAAAACGATTTACCACAAGCGGCAAATGCTATTGGCCAGCAAGCACTTGCCAATGGCAGCGACGACAACATCACGGTACAGATTGTCAAAGTAGAACAACTGCCGCAAAAACTTACCTCAATGATGCAGGCTCAGCTTGATGAGCTGCAACTTCCTCCTTTGCTATCACCAAGGCAAGAGTTTGATGGCTATTTGATCATGCGAGAAACCTACGCCAGCAGCCGCAGCCACGTTTATTTAGCCAAAGACATTGAAACAGGCCAGCAATGCACAATTAAAATTCCCTCGTTCGAGCTTAGAGAAAACGCTGAATATCTTGAGCGATTTTTAATGGAAGAATGGGTTGCTCGGCGCATCAACAGTGCTTATGTCATGAAAGCACAATTGCAACAACGTTCACGCAACTACCTTTATACCGTATCTGAGTACATTGAAGGGGTGACATTAAGCCAATGGCTGATTGACCACCCAACTCCAAACTTAGCGAATGTACGCGAGATTATTGAGCAAATTGCTAAGGGTTTAATGGCATTACATCGCCTTGAAATTCTGCACCAAGACCTCCGCCCTGAAAACATTATGATAGATCACACAGGGACGGTGAAAATCATCGACTTTGGTGGCGTTAGAGTCGCTGGCATTGTTGAAGCAAAATCAGCAAGGCAAAAAGATGATATGCAAGGTACCGCTTTGTATATGGCACCAGAATATTTTGTAGGCGAGCCAGTCAGTGCACTTAGCGATCAATTTTCGTTAGCCATGATTGCTTATCACATGTTAAGCAACCGTTTTGCCTATGGTACGCAAGTTGCCAAACTCGACACGCACGCCGCGCAGAGGCGCTTAGTGTACCAAAGCGTACTTGACGACAAGCGCGCTATTCCGGCTTGGGTTGATTACGCTTTGCGCAAAGCACTGCAACCGACGCCAGAAAAGCGCTACGAACAGCTCTCAGAATTTATCCATGACCTGAGTAACCCTAACCCTCAATTTATGCGTCAAGCGCGTGCACCGCTGATAGAGCGCAATCCACTGAAATTTTGGAAAGGGTTGTCATTTATTTTGGCAACGAGTGTCTTTGGCTTGCTTATCTATATTGAGCAACTCACCCGCTAA
- a CDS encoding RidA family protein, giving the protein MKKTITALVTAMSILVATTSFASQENDIQFLNSKPSNKALPFSEAVKVGNTLYLSGQIGWNAASGKLATGGFEGEAHQVMKNIQTTLTKHGYQMSDVVKCLVMLTDIKQFKAFNQVYTQYFSAPYPARSAFAVSELALDSLVEVECIAAVSGN; this is encoded by the coding sequence ATGAAAAAAACGATCACTGCACTAGTGACTGCGATGAGTATATTAGTCGCAACAACTTCTTTTGCATCTCAAGAAAACGATATTCAATTCTTAAACAGCAAACCAAGTAACAAGGCTTTGCCATTTTCGGAAGCAGTGAAAGTTGGTAACACACTCTATCTTTCTGGGCAAATTGGCTGGAATGCAGCTAGCGGAAAGTTAGCAACGGGTGGCTTTGAGGGCGAAGCACATCAGGTTATGAAAAACATTCAAACGACATTAACTAAACATGGCTATCAAATGTCTGATGTTGTCAAGTGTTTAGTCATGCTCACCGACATCAAACAATTCAAAGCATTTAACCAAGTTTACACACAGTATTTTAGTGCGCCATATCCTGCACGCAGCGCGTTTGCAGTAAGCGAATTAGCGCTTGACTCTCTAGTCGAAGTGGAGTGTATTGCAGCGGTTAGTGGCAACTAA